Sequence from the Mycosarcoma maydis chromosome 4, whole genome shotgun sequence genome:
CGAAGAACGTCCAGGTGCCTACCTTGCACAGGCAGCTACAGCCAAAGTAGCCTCATTCCCTACATTAGACAGAGCTGCGATCCTCGATTATCTGCTGGGCAAGCGTGATGATTGGGCGGGCGTGTTGAAAGCGGCCGACGTCTCTGCAACAGCTTCGGCTGACACTGGCGCATCTGCTTTCGCCTCGACAAGCAACGTAGCTCGTTCGGCTACAGACGCACAGGGCGTAAAGCGTCGCTACAAGGTGGATCCTAAGGATGTCGAGTACGTCAAGCGTGTCAGAGCGCAGTACGAGGTCGTGTTGCGGACCAGGAACGATGCGCTTCGCGGCAATGTGGCCGGCCTTACGGGAGGCGCAGCCGCTTCGCGCGCTACAGCGTCCAAGGTGACCGATTTTGAAAGCTTTCGTCGCGCGTTTTCGGCCAaagtggaagcagcgaggAGAGCAGCAGGCAAAGGAGCGCCACCAGGTAGCGCGCAACCAGCACCGAGACCGGGTGTCTCTGCAAGTGGACAGgtgcgcaagcagcgtgCGCAGGATCCTATCGTCGTtctctcgagctcgcctACCAGTCTACTCAACATGTTCAACATCAAGCAATTTTTGGAAGAAGGAATCTTTGTGCCGCCAGAAGAAGCGCGGCAAAGAGCTCGCGGTGTAGCCGACCTCGTAGTCTCGATCACCAGTCGCGGCGGCAATGGAACTCAAGGCGGCTCTAGTGTCGGTATCGGACGCCGGATCTTGGTGGTAGACAGCGCCGAGGCGGTGACGCGTCTGGGTGGATCGAGCGCCTCGGCACCAGGTGCCGACCCATGGAACCGTGTTGTTGCCGTCTTTACAACAGGTCAAGCGTGGCAGTTCAAGACGTACAAGTGGAATGAACCCAGAGAATTGTTCAAGAATGTCATGGGAGTCTATGTGCGCTGGCACAATGAACCTCAGAACCCCAATATTCGCGATTGGAACGTGGTCGAAGTGCAGGTTGACCGTACCAAGAGGCATACCGATAAACAGGCGGTCAGCCACTTTTGGCGTCAACTCGAGTCCTGGACCCAACGACGCAAGCCGCACCTGATTGCGTAACTGTCTATCGATTCAACCACATTGCCCCTCCTGCCTTGTTGCCATCTCCCGCTTTGGGAGCCTCTAAAGACGAAATCATCGATCTTTCTCTCAGAATGTACTTGTAGAATCGGCGTCCTCCGTTCCTCTTCGGCGACGCAAGTTAGGCCAGCAGTACTTGTTGCCTCACCAAAACCCACGTTGTATACTTCTGCATGACCATTGCGCAGACTCTAACAGCAGCTGTAAAATACGGATCCGATGAGTTCCATCATGTTTAAAAATACAGAAGAGGTGCCAATCCAACGAGGAAAATCCATATAACACAGACGACAACCACGACACTCGTGGCTTTGGCCGAGCGAGCGGATTCACCTACGAAGCAGCCTAATTGagcgagctgttggaaCGGGGGGTGGACTTGCACCGCCAGTTGCAGCATCCTGCAATTTGGTGCGCGATGAACTCCTAGCGGTGGGAGCTAGAGCTGCATCTTGATCGTGGTGTGGAGCAGTGGCTTGTAGCGCAGTCTTACTGTCTTGGTCCGTGTCTGCTGGTGGCTCAGCCGAGTGGTTGGCTTGATTACCGGGCTGTTTGGATCGATCGGTAGTTGCCGGGTTTTCACAAAAGCTGTagaattcacgactgtacTTGTCGACTTGCCAGAGCGCGGTGGATTCGTCCCATTGAGCTCCTCGTTGACGGCGTGCCCACACGAGCAGGCTGTTCCAACCCGCGGATGAAGTGGCTGCTTTGGAGAGGTTGACGGTCTGCTCTTCTTGTCGGTCGACCGAGAGGAACGCCAGAGTGGGCGAGTTGGCGCGTTGACTTGGGTCCTCGTTGTCATCCGAGTCGGCTTTCATTGCTAGGGTGTTAGTTGGATGTGATGCTACTGTTGTCTCGTTCGCGTCTGATGCAACATCCACTGTCGCCGTAGAAGTGTCCAGCGGAGCGATTTCAGCTTTGTCACTCGTTGATACAGCTGCTGGATCTACGATCGGAGCGGCAGAATCTGGCGCAGCCGACGTGCTCACCTCTGCTGTGCTGTCATCGACTTTCGCAGGtagcgctgctgcagcaaaCTTCTTGGCTTCCTCTTTAGCACGAGCCGAGGGAGGAACATAGCTGTTCGAGTAAGGTTCCACTTTGGGGACGCGTATCAGTACATCGCGGGGGGTCGTGCGAA
This genomic interval carries:
- a CDS encoding uncharacterized protein (related to CDC73 - DNA-directed RNA polymerase II accessory protein), with amino-acid sequence MAVTASMSAIDALDLIRNTIRQSANPSEPLASIQLFDDQSSPVASILQASTLKIDNVSLSKSTTTRLARSRDELATRLSSGHLPHPDTEPSFFYDVEAVMLALQTREERPGAYLAQAATAKVASFPTLDRAAILDYLLGKRDDWAGVLKAADVSATASADTGASAFASTSNVARSATDAQGVKRRYKVDPKDVEYVKRVRAQYEVVLRTRNDALRGNVAGLTGGAAASRATASKVTDFESFRRAFSAKVEAARRAAGKGAPPGSAQPAPRPGVSASGQVRKQRAQDPIVVLSSSPTSLLNMFNIKQFLEEGIFVPPEEARQRARGVADLVVSITSRGGNGTQGGSSVGIGRRILVVDSAEAVTRLGGSSASAPGADPWNRVVAVFTTGQAWQFKTYKWNEPRELFKNVMGVYVRWHNEPQNPNIRDWNVVEVQVDRTKRHTDKQAVSHFWRQLESWTQRRKPHLIA